The segment TACACCATGTCGTTAGGTGGCAAATTTGATGAAGATTCCATGCTTGGTCATCACACAGCTCGCGTTCCTGTAAAACGTATAATTCCTGTAATTCTAAAAATTATTGAATTATTCAAAGAAAATAAACAACCTGATGATACATTATCCAAATGGATTGATAGAGTTGTTAAAGGAAATGAATCCTCGAAAATTACTGGCGTTGAAGATATCAAAAAAGAAATTGCGCCATTAATAGTACCTCCAAAAATTGAAGATGAACCTGATTTCTATATGGATTATGGAAGTGATACTAACTATCATACCGTAACTGGAAAGGGTGAATGTGCAGCATGATTGATTCTGATATCCCAATAATTAGTTCAAAAATTCTTCGTGAAAAAATCCAAGAAAATTCAATTAGAATTATTGATGTGAGACGAGATCAAGAATACCAACAAGGTCATATAACAAATGCAGTAAATCTTCCATTGGCTAAACTTCTCAATGACGATAGTCCTGAATCTATACAAAAAATTGCACAAGATTTAGGAATCTCTAATGAAACTCCTGTAGTAATTTATGATGATACATTTGGTGCATTGTCATCTAGAGTAGTTTGGGCTTTACAATACATTGGACATAAAGACGTAAAATTGTTAGATGTAACATTTTCTCAATGGAAAGATCTTGGATATGAAATTTCCACTGAAGTTCCTGAAATTGAAACTGCAACTCACTCTGTAAAAATTAACCCTGAAATAATGGCCACTGCAGAATATCTTGAAAAAGTCAAAGAAAACAAAAATGTTGTAATTATAGATAATCGTGAACGGCTAAACTACCTTGAACAACATATCCCTGGTGCAATAAACATACCATACCGAACACTTGCAACTGATGGAAAAATTTTACGAACAAAAGAAGGCATGAAAACTCTTCTAAAAAATAGAGGAATTCCTGAAGATGCTGAAATAATCACATATTGTGGAAGTGTAGGCACTTTGTCTGGTTTGGCATATTATGCCCTAAAATCAATCGGCATTCCAAATGTCAAATTGTATGTACACTCCTTTAAGGAATGGAAAAGTCTTGAAAAACCAATTGATAAACAAGAAAATGCTAATTATTGGGATCTTTCAGCAGAGTGATATAAAATGAAAGATATCAATGATGTAATGCCAAAGGTTCCAAATATGAAATGGG is part of the Candidatus Nitrosopelagicus brevis genome and harbors:
- a CDS encoding sulfurtransferase, which gives rise to MIDSDIPIISSKILREKIQENSIRIIDVRRDQEYQQGHITNAVNLPLAKLLNDDSPESIQKIAQDLGISNETPVVIYDDTFGALSSRVVWALQYIGHKDVKLLDVTFSQWKDLGYEISTEVPEIETATHSVKINPEIMATAEYLEKVKENKNVVIIDNRERLNYLEQHIPGAINIPYRTLATDGKILRTKEGMKTLLKNRGIPEDAEIITYCGSVGTLSGLAYYALKSIGIPNVKLYVHSFKEWKSLEKPIDKQENANYWDLSAE